The following is a genomic window from Spirosoma foliorum.
CCATGCCCTCTACCCAACCATGCATATACAAACCTTTTTGCGGATTGAACATGCGTTTGGCGAATTGCGTAACCTGCTTTACGGCTTCGTCGTAATACTTTTTGTCGCCGGTTAGTTTGCCCATTTGTGCCAGCGCCGGGACGCTCATAAACAAATCATCGAGCCAAAGGGTGTTGGGCTGCGGACGATTACGGGCCAAAGTGCCATCGGTCAGGCGGAACTCTTTCGTTTGTATGTAATTGATGTAGTTGTCAATTAAGGGGCGCATGTCGGCCTTAACTGCTCCCGTCCGACTCGCTTTAATCATGGCTGCGCACATAGCACCAGCATCATCCAGCGCATGAGGGGCCAGTACCGATCGCATTGGCGTATTTGCTTTAGGATCGGCCGTTACCTGATTTCGGAAATAAGGAACCTGTTCCGTTATAAACTGAAGCCGTTTATGGGTGTAATCGGCATAACGAGGGTCGCCAGTAGCTTCACTTGCCTGTAACATGGCGGCATAGGTGACACCCCATTCATAGCTAATTAGCCGGAAGTCGCCCGGTTTGAAAATAGCATTTGGGTTGAATGGTCCGCCTGTAGGAATGTCTTTTTTCGTCTCTTTATCAATGAGCTGGGTCGGAGTATTTGCGTCCAGATAGGTATAGATTCGGCGTAATACCCCTGTTACCTCGTCAATTTTAGGTTGCCCATAGGGAACTGGATAATCAGGTTGCAGTAAGTGCAGCGGAGTGGTTGAATCGTTGGCTTTAGGAGCACCTTGTTGGGCATAAAGGGGGGTGCCGACAGTTACCCCAATCAGTAACAGCCCTAGACTTCGGCTAGTAAAAGAGACAATTGGACTGAAAACAGACATAAAACAGGTTTGGAATTTGGTTAGTGAGCAACGGTGTCACTCTATAAATAGACATATTTAGTAGCTGAATACCCCAAATATTACAAATCTTTGCTTGTTTTCTATCAGGCTCTCCCCTGCGTGAGTTTATTCTTGCAGGCCTTATTGCCTGTTAATGCGCCAAGGAGTTAAATCGGTCGATAGGTTTAGCCGAAAAATAGAGTTAAGAGCAATCTTAGCGACCCTAGTGATGAATATAACGGCCTTTACGTAAGGTCATTACAAAATTTCAATAAAGTGCTGGAGCTTATCAAAACTGAATATATATCAGGCCTTTATCGAATAAAAAGCTGATTAAATAGGGGTGGTTTACCCGATATTTATG
Proteins encoded in this region:
- a CDS encoding glycoside hydrolase family 88/105 protein; the protein is MSVFSPIVSFTSRSLGLLLIGVTVGTPLYAQQGAPKANDSTTPLHLLQPDYPVPYGQPKIDEVTGVLRRIYTYLDANTPTQLIDKETKKDIPTGGPFNPNAIFKPGDFRLISYEWGVTYAAMLQASEATGDPRYADYTHKRLQFITEQVPYFRNQVTADPKANTPMRSVLAPHALDDAGAMCAAMIKASRTGAVKADMRPLIDNYINYIQTKEFRLTDGTLARNRPQPNTLWLDDLFMSVPALAQMGKLTGDKKYYDEAVKQVTQFAKRMFNPQKGLYMHGWVEGMAVHPEFHWGRANGWGILTAVELLDVLPENHPGRPAILDLLKAHAKGLAAQQSGSGFWHQLLDRNDSYLETSATAIYVYCFARAINRGWLDPLAYAPATLLGWNAVATKVTQAGQVEGVCVGTGMGFDPAFYYHRPINPYAAHGYGPALLAGSEVINMIKKHTFEINDSSLQLTQKK